A window from Gallus gallus isolate bGalGal1 chromosome 7, bGalGal1.mat.broiler.GRCg7b, whole genome shotgun sequence encodes these proteins:
- the LOC100859020 gene encoding leucine-zipper-like transcriptional regulator 1 homolog isoform X3, which produces MVDSAFTQAKTPLWMYDTDSARWTEGRDVPAEMESLAPTNRKGHSAVVYHASMYIYGGYVGIRGISQEFWTFHFDTRTWLYVSTPPHNTGPGPRHGHSAVVYHTAMYLFGGLVGLSEQKDLWKWDFGNSSWYNIRTSQGPPPVVGHASVVFKDSMLVFGGGISNSSPNEDLWKYHFHTQTWKKLSGLTKANFSPKMYHCMLGIGVGFQTTSDFTNTFPSHCKSRKDHHQLVTIPKHSRFCSYFRQQPAYRAFSNEDSGAIEMKTFSFPLEPVGFCAFQTTPEVELDPNRATSILTKDGSAPLFLSSEKETFAAAAVVEQEEGTNCQHAAAGAEVSSDANVLLLIGGKPLSSFSEISFWQMGFDSLSSL; this is translated from the exons ATGGTGGATTCTGCTTTCACACAAGCAAAAACCCCTCTCTGGATGTATGACACAG ATTCTGCAAGATGGACAGAGGGCCGCGACGTACCAGCAGAGATGGAG AGTTTGGCACCTACTAACAGAAAAGGCCACAGTGCAGTAGTGTACCATGCCAGCATGTACATCTATGGGGGATACGTTGGCATCAGAGGCATCTCACAGGAATTTTGGACTTTCCATTTTG ATACAAGAACGTGGTTATACGTTTCCACCCCACCTCACAACACTGGCCCAGGACCTCGGCACGGTCATTCGGCAGTAGTTTATCATACAGCCATGTACCTCTTTGGAGGACTGGTGGGGCTGAGTGAACAGAAAGATTTATGGAAGTGGGACTTTGGAAACAGCAGCTGGTATAACATCAGAACAAG CCAAGGACCTCCTCCAGTGGTAGGTCATGCTTCAGTAGTCTTCAAAGACTCAATGCTGGTTTTTGGTGGAGGGATTTCCAACTCCAGTCCTAATGAAGACCTCTGGAAGTACCATTTCCACAcacagacatggaaaaagctAAGCGGCCTTACGAAGGCAAACTTTTCTCCTAAAATGTATCACTGCATGCTAGGAATTGGCGTTGGCTTTCAAACTACCTCAGACTTCACTAATACATTCCCCAGTCATTGTAAGAGTAGGAAGGACCACCACCAGCTGGTGACCATCCCGAAGCACTCCCGCTTCTGCAGCTACTTCCGCCAGCAGCCTGCGTACCGAGCGTTCAGCAACGAGGACAGCGGTGCCATCGAAATGAAAACCTTCAGCTTCCCTCTGGAGCCAGTGGGCTTTTGTGCATTTCAAACCACTCCAGAGGTAGAACTAGACCCAAACAGAGCAACAAGCATTTTGACAAAGGATGGGTCTGCccctctgtttctctcttcGGAAAAAGAgacttttgctgctgctgctgttgtggaACAAGAGGAGGGAACCAACTGTCagcatgcagctgcaggagctgaagttAGCAGTGATGCCAATGTGCTGCTGCTCATTGGAGGCAAACCTTTGTCCAGCTTCTCTGAAATCTCATTCTGGCAAATGGGGTTTGATAGTTTGTCATCCCTTTGA
- the LOC100859020 gene encoding uncharacterized protein LOC100859020 isoform X2, which yields MDWFYIAACKEQLVGLLQLWVYPVFSKNFNTTQSNGFHYLEIFPRQIDMTLSVSISFCFITKLFQSLAPTNRKGHSAVVYHASMYIYGGYVGIRGISQEFWTFHFDTRTWLYVSTPPHNTGPGPRHGHSAVVYHTAMYLFGGLVGLSEQKDLWKWDFGNSSWYNIRTSQGPPPVVGHASVVFKDSMLVFGGGISNSSPNEDLWKYHFHTQTWKKLSGLTKANFSPKMYHCMLGIGVGFQTTSDFTNTFPSHCKSRKDHHQLVTIPKHSRFCSYFRQQPAYRAFSNEDSGAIEMKTFSFPLEPVGFCAFQTTPEVELDPNRATSILTKDGSAPLFLSSEKETFAAAAVVEQEEGTNCQHAAAGAEVSSDANVLLLIGGKPLSSFSEISFWQMGFDSLSSL from the exons ATGGATTGGTTTTATATCGCTGCGTGTAAAGAACAACTCGTGGGATTGCTTCAGTTGTGGGTTTATCCTGTATTTTCAAAGAATTTTAACACAACCCAAAGCAATGGTTTTCATTACTTGGAAATATTCCCAAGACAGATTGATATGACTTTATCTGttagcatttctttttgctttattaCTAAACTATTTCAGAGTTTGGCACCTACTAACAGAAAAGGCCACAGTGCAGTAGTGTACCATGCCAGCATGTACATCTATGGGGGATACGTTGGCATCAGAGGCATCTCACAGGAATTTTGGACTTTCCATTTTG ATACAAGAACGTGGTTATACGTTTCCACCCCACCTCACAACACTGGCCCAGGACCTCGGCACGGTCATTCGGCAGTAGTTTATCATACAGCCATGTACCTCTTTGGAGGACTGGTGGGGCTGAGTGAACAGAAAGATTTATGGAAGTGGGACTTTGGAAACAGCAGCTGGTATAACATCAGAACAAG CCAAGGACCTCCTCCAGTGGTAGGTCATGCTTCAGTAGTCTTCAAAGACTCAATGCTGGTTTTTGGTGGAGGGATTTCCAACTCCAGTCCTAATGAAGACCTCTGGAAGTACCATTTCCACAcacagacatggaaaaagctAAGCGGCCTTACGAAGGCAAACTTTTCTCCTAAAATGTATCACTGCATGCTAGGAATTGGCGTTGGCTTTCAAACTACCTCAGACTTCACTAATACATTCCCCAGTCATTGTAAGAGTAGGAAGGACCACCACCAGCTGGTGACCATCCCGAAGCACTCCCGCTTCTGCAGCTACTTCCGCCAGCAGCCTGCGTACCGAGCGTTCAGCAACGAGGACAGCGGTGCCATCGAAATGAAAACCTTCAGCTTCCCTCTGGAGCCAGTGGGCTTTTGTGCATTTCAAACCACTCCAGAGGTAGAACTAGACCCAAACAGAGCAACAAGCATTTTGACAAAGGATGGGTCTGCccctctgtttctctcttcGGAAAAAGAgacttttgctgctgctgctgttgtggaACAAGAGGAGGGAACCAACTGTCagcatgcagctgcaggagctgaagttAGCAGTGATGCCAATGTGCTGCTGCTCATTGGAGGCAAACCTTTGTCCAGCTTCTCTGAAATCTCATTCTGGCAAATGGGGTTTGATAGTTTGTCATCCCTTTGA